The following proteins are encoded in a genomic region of Zea mays cultivar B73 chromosome 9, Zm-B73-REFERENCE-NAM-5.0, whole genome shotgun sequence:
- the LOC100276658 gene encoding uncharacterized protein LOC100276658 (The RefSeq protein has 3 substitutions compared to this genomic sequence), which produces MDSWYAWLSRTGLAPSLAHEYGRLFSRNKLEPRDAPHFDHDLLKSMGIAVAKHRLEILKLARKQDAGASSSAASRLGRRATRCLSRCARRLAGGGAWRAASSSVTVVPRICGGEDAVRVGAVQRKGTGSGTTKKMVLMITDGGVAGGGYGYGLRGRGGARLSSASSQKASLMFHDWYQDEEEEMADDEDEHGGAGDGDIKWDSMFQDLKPT; this is translated from the coding sequence ATGGACAGCTGGTACGCGTGGCTGTCGCGGACGGGGCTGGCGCCGTCGCTGGCGCACGAGTACGGGCGCCTCTTCAGCCGGAACAAGCTGGAGCCCCGGGACGCGCCGCACTTCGACCACGACCTGCTCAAGAGCATGGGCATCGCCGTCGCCAAGCACCGCCTCGAGATCCTCAAGCTGGCCAGGAAGCAGGACGCCGGCGCCTCGTCGTCCGCGGCCTCGCGGCTCGGGCGCAGGGCCACCAGGTGCCTGTCCCGGTGCGCGCGCCGGCTGGCAGGAGGCGGCGCGTGGAGGGCCGCGTCGTCGTCGGTCACCGTCGTCCCGAGGATCTGCGGCGGCGAAGACGCCGTCCGCGTCGGAGCAGTGCAGCGGAAGGGCACTGGTAGCGGCACCACCAAGAAGATGGTGCTCATgatcaccgacggcggcgtcgccGGAGGAGGGTACGGCTACGGCCTCAGAGGCCGTGGCGGCGCGAGGCTGTCGTCGGCGTCGTCGCAGAAGGCGAGTCTGATGTTTCATGACGGGTACCAAGACgaggaggaggagatgggagACGACGAGGACGAGGACGGCGGCGCCGGTGACGGCGACATCAAGTGGGACTCCATGTTTCAGGACCTCAAACCCACGTGA